The Dama dama isolate Ldn47 chromosome 23, ASM3311817v1, whole genome shotgun sequence genome contains a region encoding:
- the SCRT2 gene encoding transcriptional repressor scratch 2: MPRSFLVKKIKGDGFQCSGVPAPTYHPLETAYVLPGARGPSGDNGYAPHCLPPSSYDADQKPGLELAPAEPAYPPAAPEEYSDPESPQSSLSARYFRGEAAVTDSYSMDAFFISDGRSRRRRGGDAGGAGDAGSGGGRAGRAGTPAGGGHRHACAECGKTYATSSNLSRHKQTHRSLDSQLARKCPTCGKAYVSMPALAMHVLTHNLRHKCGVCGKAFSRPWLLQGHMRSHTGEKPFGCAHCGKAFADRSNLRAHMQTHSAFKHYRCRQCDKSFALKSYLHKHCEAACVKGAEPPPPPPPPAGPTS, encoded by the exons ATGCCCCGCTCCTTCCTGGTAAAGAAGATCAAAGGCGACGGCTTCCAGTGCAGCGGGGTGCCGGCCCCCACCTATCACCCCTTGGAGACCGCCTACGTACTGCCTGGAGCCCGGGGGCCTTCCGGGGACAACG GTTACGCCCCGCACTGCCTGCCCCCCAGCAGCTACGATGCGGACCAGAAGCCAGGCCTGGAGCTGGCGCCGGCCGAGCCCGCGTACCCGCCGGCGGCCCCGGAAGAGTACAGCGACCCCGAGAGCCCTCAGTCCAGCCTGTCGGCGCGCTACTTCCGCGGGGAGGCGGCCGTGACCGACAGCTATTCCATGGACGCCTTCTTCATCTCGGACGGGCGCTcgcggcggcggcgcggcgggGACGCGGGCGGCGCGGGGGACGCCGGGAGCGGCGGGGGGCGCGCGGGGCGCGCGGGGACGCCGGCGGGCGGCGGGCACCGGCACGCGTGCGCCGAGTGCGGCAAGACGTACGCCACGTCGTCGAACCTGAGCCGCCACAAGCAGACGCACCGCAGCCTGGACAGCCAGCTGGCGCGCAAGTGCCCGACGTGCGGCAAGGCGTACGTGTCCATGCCCGCGCTGGCCATGCATGTGCTCACGCACAACCTGCGCCACAAGTGCGGCGTGTGCGGCAAGGCCTTCTCGCGGCCCTGGCTGCTGCAGGGCCACATGCGCTCGCACACCGGCGAGAAGCCCTTCGGCTGCGCGCACTGCGGCAAGGCCTTCGCCGACCGCTCCAACCTGCGCGCGCACATGCAGACGCACTCGGCCTTCAAGCACTACCGCTGCCGCCAGTGCGACAAGAGCTTCGCGCTCAAGTCCTACCTCCACAAGCACTGCGAGGCTGCCTGCGTCAAGGGGGCCGAGccacccccgccgccgccgccgcccgccggccCCACCAGCTGA